Proteins from one Chitinophagales bacterium genomic window:
- a CDS encoding nucleoid-associated protein yields the protein MFDYSESSIIRLSAHQVGSKAEEELLHLSKKPLDIEASNLRESLLQYFLSHFKVPEFYSFSFSDDDLSLNPVYKYASKIFDEKNDQAFHSASVQLAKHLYNCSDHPNIKSGDFYVAHFSNVNFQGENTEAIGIFKAENKDAFLKLQYSNETFQLSCDNGININKADKSCLIFKTDRDEGFKVCIIDRSSKASAEAQYWKDRFLYLRPCGDDYHYTKNFMSLTKNYVSQRLPEDFEVSGADRADYLNRSMDFFKNNERFDEEHFEKEVLQHETLIDSFKKYKEDFEQEQDLDMNAQFSISAPAVKKQSRIFKSVLKLDKNFHVYIHGNRDLIEHGVDEKGRKFYKIYYSQES from the coding sequence ATGTTCGACTACAGTGAGTCCAGTATTATACGACTATCAGCACATCAGGTAGGCAGCAAAGCAGAAGAAGAGCTGCTGCATTTATCAAAAAAACCTTTAGATATAGAAGCAAGCAATCTCCGGGAATCACTGTTGCAATATTTTCTATCGCATTTTAAAGTTCCCGAGTTTTATTCCTTTAGCTTTTCTGATGATGATTTGAGCCTGAATCCGGTGTATAAATATGCAAGTAAAATATTCGATGAAAAAAACGATCAGGCATTTCACAGTGCCAGCGTACAATTGGCAAAGCACCTTTACAATTGCTCGGATCATCCCAATATAAAATCCGGGGATTTTTATGTGGCACATTTTAGCAATGTCAATTTCCAGGGAGAAAACACGGAAGCCATCGGAATTTTCAAAGCAGAAAACAAAGATGCTTTTCTAAAATTGCAATACAGCAATGAAACTTTTCAATTGAGCTGCGACAATGGCATTAATATCAATAAGGCGGATAAATCCTGCCTGATCTTCAAAACCGACAGGGATGAAGGCTTTAAGGTCTGTATCATTGATCGCAGTAGCAAAGCCTCAGCCGAGGCGCAATACTGGAAAGACCGCTTTTTATATTTGCGCCCTTGTGGAGATGATTATCACTATACCAAAAATTTTATGTCACTGACGAAAAACTATGTTTCCCAAAGGCTTCCTGAAGATTTTGAAGTCAGTGGTGCCGATCGTGCCGATTACCTGAATCGCTCTATGGATTTTTTTAAAAATAATGAGCGCTTTGACGAGGAACATTTTGAAAAAGAAGTCTTACAGCACGAAACGCTGATTGATTCTTTTAAAAAATACAAGGAGGATTTTGAACAGGAGCAAGATCTGGATATGAATGCGCAATTTTCTATTTCAGCACCTGCGGTAAAAAAACAGTCGCGTATTTTTAAGAGTGTGCTAAAGCTGGATAAGAATTTTCACGTTTACATTCATGGCAATCGCGATTTGATCGAGCATGGTGTGGATGAAAAAGGCAGAAAATTCTACAAAATTTATTACAGCCAGGAAAGTTAA
- a CDS encoding rhomboid family intramembrane serine protease, protein MPFRLHYNAPVILTFSLICVLVYVADSISGGNVLPYFALKQNVNFDRLSDYPGLLLYIFGHSGLNHLVNNLTFLLLLGPIIEEKYGAQRLLIMIFLTTLFTAILNIVLFKSGLIGASGIVFMLIMLVSFTNFSAGRIPLTFVAILILFIGKEFIDGFKQDEISQFAHIIGGFCGSIFGFTKGLKK, encoded by the coding sequence ATGCCTTTTCGTCTGCACTATAATGCACCGGTGATACTGACATTTTCGCTGATCTGTGTATTGGTCTATGTTGCCGATTCAATCAGTGGGGGCAATGTACTTCCCTATTTTGCATTGAAGCAAAATGTTAATTTTGATCGCTTGAGTGATTATCCAGGTTTATTGCTCTATATATTCGGCCATTCAGGATTAAATCACCTGGTTAATAATCTTACCTTTCTATTGCTTTTAGGCCCCATTATAGAAGAGAAATATGGTGCGCAACGCCTGTTGATTATGATTTTTTTGACCACACTTTTTACTGCTATTCTCAATATCGTGCTGTTCAAAAGTGGATTGATAGGAGCCAGCGGTATTGTTTTTATGCTGATTATGCTCGTGTCGTTTACCAATTTCAGTGCAGGCAGAATCCCTCTAACTTTTGTGGCTATTTTAATTTTGTTTATCGGCAAAGAATTTATTGATGGATTCAAACAGGATGAAATCTCTCAATTTGCCCATATTATTGGCGGATTCTGTGGGAGTATTTTCGGCTTTACCAAAGGCTTGAAAAAATAA
- a CDS encoding alpha-2-macroglobulin family protein, whose amino-acid sequence MSFYKLLLIPFFSIFLSMPWWQEPAKSAKYYEQSKWAELDSLRDIRQSQLLYKKSDAILQKALKENQHAIALKALNYKMMSREFREENAAQKNFEELELLIENSEFPLNQILASMQVELLQNFYSRKKYSIDQRKATSNERDAQLDYWTKNDFQEKMLELQLFAISNAEKLDAEKLNSYKILFHKNQKDSSEYLSKSLYPILFNRALSWFASMDFESTNPKTESAIEQPVLFAPIPEFVKIDISKDSLLTQSTGSIFLFREILHFYNKKEEELVLTHFNIERLKWAHSVSTLNNKDSLLLKSYAQFRNTLTTDAARNWVNSERARLFQNLSNNAEWASQEDKVTFRKGALFIASILLAKNDTAFWKNRMQQLKEEILSETFSAELPEHSFPGSPNLVQVNYKNKKQVYWQLIKFNSWSDELRWHNTKEAFSELKKGKVLHNGRFDLKGSEDYFPHSMEFKLPALEAGNYILLLSDSAEFTDTSQLHLKHFNTSNLTVVHRKNSENGALEWVVRDAKSGAALKGAELQLYFKSYDYQSRKSIYKTGPKLKSNSKGLCSWMSGDKYRGSIYIDVSYNDEKLEKLGSFYSSPPQKPTDRPAINFFSDRSIYRPGQTLHFKAIAVQPNGNERSLKSNWTQEFQLLDANYQEIDKKSLKSDDYGAFNASFQLPESGLNGNYRIKTNYGTYTFKVEAYERPKFEIELLPLEGFVKIGDSIKIKGNAASFAGVALQNADLKYRVELLPQYRPYYQRGGWYPGIKGKEISFGALKVDDKGNFEFSFLAKKGKQEDFQNYKVEVSATDITGETQKSEKIYRIDKAPFQIKAAIPQYIYDRENAKWNIRAVNSSEATVPAAGKIKVYKLQSPEKPILARSNEPAEFSSISEAEFKKNWPYLAFKEEHKKENWPQGELVYEAGIKDDTVLTPDFLQHAEAGAYKAEITLWGGSSQPIQQEQYFSLFDLEKLKMPAAEAAFFHISESSAKVGESLELFIGSGFKNAEFEVLTAYKDGEESNRHTISNELKQISIPIHKSYEGNFTVEVNMVKFGRSFSFNKNITVPYENSKLKLELESKRSTLTPGSEEEWTIRIKDEKGKPVVASLLAAMYDASLDQIYAHSWSFNPMPVFSFNQYSWSGIMGQKRNNLLTLMRNDAEVPFPNLQQPQIPDFESIFSRYYGLRYRGARSEALSVDSDNEMAEAMEDESAGGKSDKVGLANYAEDVEKAIEKTQEQPEEKVRSNFAETAFFFAHIESNESGESVFKFTLPDAITRWKMQALAHSKSLQYGLLTESFEARKELMIEAQPQRFLRQGDSILFHAKISNLSDKAINVSAMLQWLNPYSKTELTPQFIDKSEMKIQLSPNEVKSISWPVKVPADFDQPLMYRLKAKSESFTDGEEKMLPVLKNNIALSKSRAFQIDENQDKIFDLEKLKQLPEKAQIRAIELEINPNPHWYIIQALPYLTASNYKSSNTLFNQFYAQSISASLANRSPDIRLLFQQWGDALKAPLQRGEAFAISELNNTPWLRDALKDEQRMKNISQLFDVNMLNYEMEQSLKELLEMQSPNGGWPWIKSMPDSRFITQKIVLGFARLQDKELINTATLKNLNTALQKAVQYLDERNLEEYNKIMEMEERLRKKQQIGALDIQYLLLRSAFPQIPLQGDKKKAHDYFREQAAEYWNNFSLMLQAQIALVMHRNEKAKNADLILEALRQNSIIDAELGRYWKNESSPYWYHSPIETHVAILEAFYEIDGKTPMIAELQKWLLNEKRTTHWGNASATADACYAFLLDSEQSWIQENKTEVRLNGKLLSPNKKSNDGSGTLTYLWRGEGEIKDLKGEIKITNGQKNLVWGAVKVHFDSPLEAVRSHGEDLSIKKEIFVQSSSSSKEKLKSIAEKNPLVGEELWVRLSVEAKRNFDFVHLKDLRAAGTETANTLSGNQWKSGLYYYQQADDEAMHFFIPKLQKGRYVLEYPLYVSGSGRFSSGPAQIQCTYATEFEAYSDGLIFRSGK is encoded by the coding sequence ATGAGTTTCTATAAATTACTTCTAATCCCCTTTTTTAGCATTTTTTTGAGTATGCCCTGGTGGCAAGAACCTGCTAAAAGTGCTAAGTACTATGAACAAAGCAAGTGGGCAGAACTGGATTCACTTCGCGACATTCGACAGAGTCAATTGCTGTATAAAAAAAGCGATGCAATACTTCAAAAAGCATTAAAAGAAAATCAACATGCCATTGCCTTAAAAGCATTGAACTACAAAATGATGTCCAGGGAATTCAGGGAAGAAAATGCTGCCCAAAAAAACTTTGAGGAATTAGAATTGCTTATTGAGAATAGTGAATTTCCGCTCAATCAGATATTAGCATCCATGCAGGTGGAATTGCTTCAGAATTTTTACAGCAGGAAAAAATACAGCATTGATCAGCGCAAAGCAACAAGCAATGAAAGAGATGCCCAGCTCGATTACTGGACAAAAAATGATTTTCAGGAAAAAATGCTGGAACTACAGCTTTTTGCCATTAGTAATGCTGAAAAATTAGATGCCGAAAAATTAAATTCCTACAAGATACTTTTTCATAAAAACCAAAAAGATTCAAGTGAATATTTAAGCAAAAGCCTCTATCCAATTCTCTTCAATCGTGCATTGTCATGGTTTGCTTCTATGGATTTTGAATCTACAAACCCAAAAACAGAATCAGCAATTGAGCAGCCGGTTTTGTTTGCCCCAATTCCGGAATTTGTAAAAATTGACATTTCAAAAGACAGTCTGCTTACCCAAAGCACGGGATCAATTTTTCTTTTCAGGGAAATACTGCATTTCTACAACAAAAAAGAAGAGGAATTGGTATTGACACATTTCAATATAGAAAGGTTAAAATGGGCACATTCCGTTTCCACATTAAATAACAAGGATTCGCTACTGCTAAAAAGTTATGCGCAGTTCCGTAATACCCTCACAACAGATGCTGCCCGGAATTGGGTGAATTCAGAGCGTGCACGACTTTTTCAAAATTTGAGCAATAATGCAGAATGGGCTTCGCAGGAAGATAAAGTTACTTTTAGAAAAGGTGCATTGTTTATTGCGAGTATTTTACTCGCAAAAAATGATACCGCTTTCTGGAAAAACAGAATGCAGCAGTTGAAAGAGGAAATTCTCAGCGAAACTTTTTCAGCAGAACTCCCCGAGCACAGCTTTCCCGGATCGCCTAATCTAGTGCAAGTCAATTACAAAAATAAAAAGCAGGTCTATTGGCAATTGATCAAATTTAATTCCTGGTCAGATGAGCTGCGTTGGCATAATACAAAAGAAGCATTCAGCGAGTTAAAAAAAGGCAAAGTACTTCACAATGGACGCTTCGATTTAAAAGGCAGTGAGGATTATTTTCCCCACAGCATGGAGTTCAAATTGCCCGCCCTTGAAGCTGGCAACTATATCCTTTTGCTCAGCGATTCTGCAGAATTTACCGATACTTCTCAATTGCACCTAAAGCATTTCAATACAAGCAACCTAACTGTGGTGCATCGGAAAAATTCAGAAAATGGAGCGCTTGAGTGGGTTGTCAGGGATGCAAAAAGTGGAGCAGCATTGAAAGGAGCGGAGCTGCAATTGTATTTCAAGTCATACGATTATCAATCGAGAAAAAGCATTTATAAAACCGGGCCAAAACTAAAAAGCAACAGCAAAGGCCTTTGTTCTTGGATGTCCGGTGATAAATATCGCGGATCCATTTATATTGATGTAAGCTACAATGATGAAAAGCTGGAAAAACTCGGTTCCTTCTACAGTTCCCCTCCACAAAAACCTACAGATCGGCCGGCAATTAACTTTTTTAGCGATCGCAGCATTTACAGGCCAGGTCAAACCCTGCATTTCAAAGCCATTGCTGTTCAGCCCAATGGAAATGAAAGATCCCTTAAAAGTAACTGGACACAAGAATTTCAATTGCTCGATGCCAATTATCAGGAAATCGATAAAAAGTCATTAAAAAGTGATGATTATGGTGCCTTTAACGCTTCATTTCAATTGCCCGAAAGCGGACTCAATGGCAATTACCGTATCAAAACAAATTACGGCACCTACACTTTTAAAGTGGAGGCTTATGAAAGGCCAAAATTTGAAATAGAGCTGCTTCCCCTTGAAGGATTCGTAAAAATCGGAGACAGCATAAAGATAAAAGGAAATGCTGCTTCTTTTGCCGGGGTTGCTCTGCAAAATGCAGACTTAAAATACAGGGTGGAATTGCTCCCGCAATACCGTCCTTATTATCAAAGGGGTGGTTGGTATCCCGGAATTAAAGGAAAAGAAATCAGCTTTGGAGCACTAAAAGTTGACGATAAGGGCAATTTTGAGTTCAGCTTTTTAGCTAAAAAAGGAAAGCAAGAAGATTTTCAGAACTACAAAGTAGAAGTATCAGCAACAGACATTACAGGGGAAACCCAAAAAAGTGAAAAAATTTACCGTATTGATAAAGCCCCTTTTCAGATTAAAGCGGCTATTCCCCAATATATTTATGATCGCGAAAATGCAAAATGGAATATTCGTGCAGTCAACAGCAGTGAGGCGACAGTCCCCGCAGCGGGAAAAATAAAGGTTTATAAATTACAAAGTCCCGAAAAGCCAATTTTGGCAAGAAGTAATGAGCCCGCTGAATTTTCCTCTATTTCAGAAGCAGAATTTAAAAAAAATTGGCCATACCTCGCCTTTAAGGAAGAACACAAAAAGGAAAATTGGCCACAAGGTGAATTGGTGTATGAGGCAGGAATAAAGGACGATACCGTATTGACTCCCGATTTTTTACAACATGCAGAAGCAGGTGCTTACAAAGCGGAAATTACACTTTGGGGTGGTTCTTCCCAACCTATTCAGCAAGAACAGTATTTCAGTTTGTTTGATCTTGAAAAATTGAAAATGCCCGCAGCAGAAGCCGCGTTTTTTCACATTTCTGAAAGCAGCGCAAAAGTAGGTGAGTCTCTTGAGCTTTTTATCGGATCGGGATTTAAAAATGCTGAATTTGAAGTGTTGACCGCATACAAAGATGGTGAAGAAAGTAACCGTCATACCATAAGCAATGAACTGAAGCAAATTTCTATTCCTATCCACAAATCTTATGAAGGCAATTTCACTGTTGAGGTAAATATGGTGAAATTCGGCAGAAGCTTTTCTTTCAATAAAAATATTACGGTACCCTATGAAAACAGCAAACTGAAACTGGAATTGGAAAGCAAGCGCAGCACTCTTACACCCGGTTCTGAAGAAGAATGGACCATCCGCATAAAAGACGAAAAAGGCAAACCAGTAGTTGCGAGCCTATTGGCCGCAATGTACGATGCTTCCTTAGATCAAATTTATGCGCATTCATGGAGTTTTAATCCCATGCCGGTATTTTCCTTTAATCAATATTCCTGGTCGGGAATTATGGGTCAAAAGCGCAATAATCTACTCACCCTTATGCGCAATGATGCTGAAGTTCCTTTTCCAAATTTACAACAGCCACAGATACCTGATTTCGAAAGTATTTTTAGCCGATATTATGGATTGAGGTATAGAGGAGCAAGATCAGAAGCACTTTCAGTTGATTCGGATAATGAAATGGCAGAAGCTATGGAAGATGAGTCTGCCGGAGGGAAATCCGATAAAGTGGGATTGGCCAATTATGCAGAAGATGTTGAGAAGGCTATTGAGAAAACACAAGAGCAGCCTGAGGAAAAAGTCCGCAGCAATTTTGCAGAAACCGCTTTTTTCTTTGCGCATATTGAAAGCAATGAATCGGGCGAATCAGTATTCAAATTTACCCTGCCCGATGCCATTACCCGCTGGAAAATGCAGGCACTGGCACATAGTAAGTCATTGCAATATGGGCTTTTGACAGAAAGTTTTGAAGCGCGCAAAGAACTGATGATCGAGGCACAACCCCAAAGATTTTTACGTCAGGGCGACAGTATTTTATTTCACGCAAAAATCAGCAATCTCAGTGATAAGGCAATCAATGTTTCAGCTATGCTGCAATGGTTAAACCCCTATAGTAAAACAGAATTGACCCCTCAATTTATTGATAAATCAGAAATGAAAATTCAGCTTTCGCCCAATGAAGTGAAAAGTATATCCTGGCCGGTAAAAGTGCCCGCTGATTTTGATCAACCGCTGATGTATCGTCTTAAAGCCAAATCTGAATCATTTACAGATGGAGAGGAAAAAATGCTGCCCGTCTTAAAAAACAATATCGCATTGTCAAAATCCCGTGCTTTTCAGATAGATGAAAATCAAGATAAAATCTTTGATTTGGAAAAGCTGAAGCAATTGCCTGAAAAGGCACAGATCAGAGCAATAGAATTGGAAATTAATCCCAATCCGCATTGGTACATTATTCAGGCACTGCCATATCTCACAGCATCGAATTACAAAAGCAGCAATACACTATTCAATCAATTTTATGCCCAGAGCATCAGTGCTTCATTGGCCAATCGCAGTCCCGATATCCGCCTATTGTTTCAGCAATGGGGAGATGCTTTAAAAGCACCACTGCAAAGAGGAGAAGCCTTTGCCATCAGTGAGCTGAACAATACACCCTGGCTGCGCGATGCTTTGAAAGACGAGCAAAGAATGAAAAATATTTCCCAACTTTTCGATGTCAATATGCTGAACTACGAAATGGAGCAAAGCCTGAAGGAATTGCTTGAAATGCAAAGTCCCAATGGCGGCTGGCCCTGGATTAAATCTATGCCCGACAGCCGCTTTATTACTCAAAAAATCGTACTTGGATTTGCCCGTTTGCAAGACAAAGAACTGATAAACACAGCAACGCTTAAAAACCTGAACACTGCCCTGCAAAAAGCAGTGCAATACCTGGATGAGCGCAATTTGGAAGAGTACAATAAAATAATGGAAATGGAAGAGCGCTTGCGCAAAAAACAACAAATTGGTGCCCTGGACATTCAATATCTGTTATTGCGCTCTGCTTTTCCGCAAATTCCACTTCAGGGCGACAAGAAAAAAGCACATGATTATTTCCGTGAGCAAGCAGCAGAATACTGGAACAATTTTTCACTGATGCTGCAAGCACAAATTGCTCTTGTAATGCATCGCAATGAAAAAGCTAAAAATGCAGATTTGATTTTAGAAGCACTGAGACAAAACAGCATCATTGATGCTGAACTGGGCCGTTACTGGAAAAATGAAAGCAGTCCTTATTGGTACCATTCTCCAATAGAAACACATGTTGCAATACTTGAAGCCTTCTATGAAATTGATGGTAAAACACCTATGATTGCTGAATTACAGAAATGGCTGCTCAATGAAAAGCGCACTACGCACTGGGGAAATGCTTCTGCTACTGCCGATGCCTGCTATGCATTTTTATTGGACAGTGAACAAAGCTGGATACAGGAAAACAAAACGGAAGTGCGCTTGAATGGGAAATTGTTGAGTCCCAATAAAAAATCCAATGACGGAAGCGGAACATTGACTTATTTGTGGAGAGGAGAAGGGGAAATCAAGGACTTAAAGGGAGAAATAAAAATCACTAATGGACAGAAAAACCTGGTATGGGGTGCGGTGAAAGTGCATTTTGACAGTCCACTTGAAGCAGTGCGCAGTCATGGAGAAGACCTGAGCATTAAAAAAGAAATTTTTGTGCAGAGCAGCAGCTCCTCCAAAGAAAAATTAAAATCCATTGCTGAGAAAAACCCACTTGTTGGTGAAGAACTTTGGGTAAGGTTGAGCGTGGAGGCAAAGCGCAATTTTGATTTTGTACACCTGAAAGATTTACGAGCTGCCGGAACTGAAACAGCAAATACACTCAGCGGAAACCAATGGAAAAGTGGTTTGTATTACTACCAACAAGCAGATGATGAAGCCATGCACTTTTTTATTCCAAAACTGCAAAAAGGACGCTACGTGCTGGAGTATCCACTGTATGTTTCAGGAAGTGGTCGTTTTTCAAGTGGGCCTGCACAAATTCAATGTACTTATGCCACAGAGTTTGAGGCTTATTCTGATGGTTTGATTTTTAGGAGTGGGAAGTGA
- a CDS encoding cytochrome c peroxidase: MSNRSKQPRGKPTRHLFGKNTFDYEASLGAFKSRLSSKKILVLFVLIAGVFLQMNQNPYPRTIELPYNSEKFTPPKIPADNPQSIEGIALGRLLFYDKLLSNNNQQSCGSCHIQKLAFTDGQKRAIGSKGDTVLRNTMSLINLAWGNQFFWDGRVKSLEGLVHHPITDTLEMNRDTSQLISDLKEHSYYPELFQRAFPEQAINMETLSKALAQFVRTITAEAQDLPDSIKIAYQLNDINLSPTQNNLPYEIFSLEPEGLSLSKADTQTYAAFKKQSFSTDMQTEASFQGMYFRLGIMCTPCHTGESFGGALMANNLLDKNQNTLFKVPSLINILHTAPYMRDGRFDSPDEILEHYDAHISELHLVNTHLNIPPIPNLITEYDKKHFKKFLEIFNDSTVIQRDALSNPFEAEDFSWKKYMSKEK; this comes from the coding sequence ATGTCAAATAGAAGTAAACAACCTCGGGGCAAGCCCACGAGGCATTTATTTGGAAAAAATACTTTTGATTACGAGGCAAGCCTCGGAGCATTCAAATCTAGATTATCGAGTAAAAAAATCCTGGTCTTATTCGTGCTCATTGCTGGAGTTTTTTTGCAAATGAATCAAAACCCCTATCCCAGGACTATTGAATTGCCTTATAACTCTGAAAAATTTACGCCCCCCAAAATTCCAGCGGATAACCCACAGAGCATTGAGGGCATAGCGTTGGGTAGATTATTGTTTTACGACAAACTCCTTTCAAACAACAATCAACAGTCCTGCGGCAGTTGTCACATACAGAAATTAGCTTTTACAGATGGCCAAAAACGAGCCATTGGCTCAAAAGGGGACACTGTTTTAAGAAACACTATGTCCTTGATTAATCTGGCATGGGGCAATCAATTTTTTTGGGATGGAAGAGTAAAAAGTTTAGAAGGACTTGTACATCATCCTATTACTGATACGCTTGAAATGAACAGGGATACAAGCCAATTGATTTCAGATTTAAAGGAACATTCCTATTATCCGGAATTATTTCAGCGTGCTTTTCCTGAACAAGCAATAAATATGGAAACTTTGTCAAAAGCGCTGGCACAATTTGTACGCACTATTACTGCGGAAGCGCAGGATTTGCCCGATTCAATCAAAATAGCCTACCAACTCAACGACATTAATCTCTCCCCTACGCAAAACAACCTCCCTTATGAGATATTCTCATTGGAACCAGAAGGGCTTTCTCTTTCAAAAGCCGATACTCAAACTTATGCGGCTTTCAAAAAACAGAGTTTCAGTACGGATATGCAAACAGAAGCTTCTTTTCAAGGCATGTATTTCAGACTGGGCATTATGTGTACTCCCTGCCATACTGGGGAATCATTTGGCGGTGCATTGATGGCCAATAATCTTTTGGATAAAAATCAAAATACTTTGTTTAAAGTACCTTCTCTGATAAATATATTGCATACCGCCCCCTATATGCGCGATGGTAGGTTTGATTCTCCTGATGAAATATTGGAACATTACGATGCGCATATCTCAGAATTACATCTAGTGAATACACACCTAAACATTCCTCCTATTCCAAATCTTATCACCGAATATGATAAAAAACATTTCAAGAAATTCCTTGAAATTTTTAATGATTCAACTGTAATTCAGAGAGATGCCTTGAGCAACCCTTTTGAAGCAGAAGACTTTAGTTGGAAAAAATATATGAGTAAAGAAAAGTAG